DNA from Candidatus Paceibacterota bacterium:
ACCCGTACCGAATTCCATATCTACCGCTTCGTCTTTTACAACTGTGGCGGTAATCGGGCCATTTATCCACTCAAGATCGATTTTTTGTCCGTCTTTGTATTCCGCATAGCGCTTGTCTTTCGGGTGCATCACGACATATTTGTCACCGAATTTTGTTTCCGGTCGTGATGTACCGATCACAAAAGGTCCGTATTTGAGGTAGTAAAATTTCTCGGTTTTCTCGACGTCGGCAATTTCAAGATCAGAAAAACTGGTCTGATGCCGTGGGCACCACGAGACGATTCGCTTGCCTCGGTAGAGGAGTCCATCCTCGAAGAGTTTTTTGAACGTTTGATAAACCGTTTTTACAATCTCCGGATCAAGAGTGAATTTTTCTCGAGACCAATCGCATGAAGCTCCCATTTTCGCCACTTGTGATTTGATATTTTTTGAATTTTCAAGCGTAAAATCAAGAATGTTTTTGTAGAGTTCTTCCGGCGGAAAATCAAAACGGGTTTTGCCTTCTTTCTCAAGCTTTTTTTCGTACACTACTTGCGTCTCAAAACCGGCATGGTCGAGGCCGGGGAGCCAGAGCGTCTTGAAGCCTCGCATGCGCTTGTATCGCACCATAATGTCCTCAATAGTCATCACGAGCCCGTGGCCAGCGTGAAGAGAACCATTGGCGTTGGTCGGGGGCATGAGAATTGAAAACGAAGGGGCGTCAGCCTTGGTAACGCCTTTCGCAACACAAGTATCAGGATTAAAAAAACCGCTCTCTTCCCAGAGCTTGTAGATTTTTCCCTCGGTCGCTTTTGCGTCGTAGGGCTTTAAGAATTTTTCGTCCATCGGAAAATAATAGCATTTTTGGATGAATTCTGGTAGATTTGAAAAAGAAAGGAGACCTTTACCATGAGGTACATTAGATTTTTCTCGAGAGGTGTCAAGTTTCTGTGGGCCTGGATTCTCTATCGTCACGTAATGGAGATGTACGTTGATGGATGGGACTTCATGATGCCCGAACGATACCGTGATAAGTTCTGGGTGGTTTGTAAACGCAAATGTGGCCTTCAGTGAGCCATTACCAGACTAGCAAGGACTGTCCTTGCTAGAGGAAAAAGGAGACAGGACATGGTTAATTCAACGAGTAGTCCGGCAGAAAAAAACAAAGATGGAGAAGCGATCCTTTTCTATCTTACGTACTGCGCTGTGCTGTACGGTCTGCCTCTCGGGCTGGTGGGCGTTTACTGTTCGATCGAATGGGTGAAGAATTTTTTCACCCTCTGATTTTCAGAGTGATAAGTTCCCTCGCGCCTCAAGCGGCTGGTTCACTCCGGCCGTTTTTTCTTTTAATAGAAAATTTATATATCCCGCTCCGGCAATCATAATTGCATTGTCTGTTGAGAGCTCTTTTGAGGGGATGAGAAGCTTCGTTTGAGGGAAATCTTCGGCTAATTTTTCAAAACTTTTTCTTATATGCGAATTTGCTGACACGCCTCCAGCGATGATGAGTGTTTGCGGGCCGAATTCTTCGATTGCTTTGCGGGTTTTTGATACAAGTACTTCTGTAACAGAATCTTCGAATTCTTTTGCAATTTCTGCTTTGATTTCTGCTGTTGGCTCGCCGATTTCTTTTAATTTATACAATACGGAAGTTTTGAGTCCGGAAAAAGAGGAATCATAGTCATCAGACTTGAGCATTGGGCGGGGGAGCGCCAAAGTGGAGCTAGCTCCACTTTGGCGCTGTTTCTCTGCAAGTTTGCTAATCTCTGGTCCCCCAGGGTAAGGAAGTCCAAGAAGCCGTGCCACTTTATCAAAAGCCTCGCCAACAGCGTCGTCCCGAGTTTTTCCAATCACTTTATACTCTCCCCATTTTTCCGTGAGCACAAGTTCTGTATGTCCTCCGGAAATAAGGAGTGCGAGAGCGGGGAATTCAATTTTTGTATTTTCTGTGAGAAGCGGAGAGACAATGTGTCCTTCCATATGATTGACCGGAATGATTGGAATGTTCCAAATGTATGAAAGTGCTTTCGCAAAACTGACTCCAACCCAAAGCGCCGGCTCGAGCCCAGGGCCGTAGGTAACTGCGATTGCATCTATTTTCGGCTTTTCGATCGTCGGAATATATTCGAGAAAGAGGGGAGCGAGTTCTTGTTCTCTCTCCAGTATTTTTTCTATTCCTTTCTCATCAATTTTTTCTTGTTTTGACTTTGAAAAACCCGATTCCTCCAAAAGTTTTTTCAAAAGTGGAATCAAATTTTTCTGGTGTTCGCGTTTTGCAAGCATCGGCACCACTCCACCATGTTCTTCGTGGAGTTTTGTTTGTGAGAAAAGGGTAGCAGAAAGGAGGCGAAATTGAGGATTTTCGAGGGTTCCTGTCGCTTCGACAAGCGAAAGAGCTGTTTCGTCACAGCTTGTTTCTATTCCTAAAATAATCATTACCTTACTATAAGAATCCAGAAGAGTATTGCAACCGCGATCCGATAAATCGCAAAGGGAATGAAGGTGTGTTTTTTAACAAAATTGAGGAGGAATTTGATACTTGCAAGCGCAACCACGAATGAGACGACAAAGCCGATGGCGAGAAGATAAATTTGGCTCGTCTGTATGGATGAAGCACTTTTTAAGAGATCGAGTCCGCTTGCTGCGAGCATTGTTGGAATCGCGAGAAGAAAAGAAAATTCCACGATTGTCTCACGCTTGATGCCGAGAAGAAGTCCTCCGACAATTGTTGCCGCAGAGCGGGAAACTCCCGGCACGATTGCCACGGCTTGAGCGAGACCGATAAGCGCAGATTTTTTATACGAAATTGATTCGATGTTCTCGATTCTTTCCCCCTCCTGTTTTTTGTACCAAAGCTCGAATACCAAAATCGCGATGCCGCCAAGTAGAAGCGACCAGAGTACCACAGTGCTGTTGCCGAGGAGGTAAGTTTTTACAACTTTATATAAAGCGAGGCCGATGATTCCGGTTGGGATAAATCCGATAATGATTCTTTTCCAGGATTCGATGCTTGTGGTAAGTCGTTTCCAAAAGAGCACAACTACAGCCAAGATTGCACCAAGCTGGATAAAAATTTCGAATGTCTTGAGAAATTCTGTTTGCGGAATATGCAAAAGATTCCCCGCAAGAATCATGTGACCCGTCGAAGAAATTGGAAGAAATTCGGTGATTCCTTCGATGATGCCGAGAATAATTGCGTGGATGATGGTCATGTTTGTGAGTAAATTAATTATACGGTGGGCGATAGAGGATTCGAACCTCTGACATCGTCAACGTCAATGACGCGCTCTACCAACTGAGCTAATCGCCCGCTTTTCTCTCACCAACTGACTAACCGTCCCAAAACTCTATCAATCTAACAGAAAAAGAGATTATTTTCTAGACGCAAGGTTTATTGCAGTTTTTGCGTAATTTTTTACCCGGTCAGAAATTTCCTGACTTTTCTCGACTTCGTCCGGACTAAGCCACTTCCACTCATCACTTTTTTGCTCGGGTACAACATTATCTGAATCTGATGTTGCTGCAAATACGAGATCTATATGGCTATGCACCGCATTTATTTTATGAAGATTCATAAAAGCTGGCGGAATGAGCTGGCGCGAATTGGTTATGTCCGAATAATCCTTTAGTGGGGGTTCTTTGTGGGGGTGAATAAGTTTTATATCGAGGCCCACTTCCTCTTTTGCTTCGCGAATTGCGGCTTGATTTGGTTCTTCATCAAGCTCTACATGCCCACCGACTCCGATCCAGATGTGATATTTTTCATGTTTACGAAGCAGAACTTTTCCTTTGTACACGATGTAAACGGTCGAAGTAAAATCAAATTTTTCGTGGATATGGGGCATAATTAGTTGCCGATTATTTTCAAAATTTCTCCAGTGATTTCTTCAACAGATTGTTTGTCTGAATAGAAAGTAGGAATTCCTTCGTGTTTGCTCTTCAGATAGAGATCATGGAGAAATAAAAAATGTTCCATACTTTTATTTGCCAGCTTCCTTCCTGATGTGTGCATATTGTCCACTCTTTCCTGAAATCGCTTTTTTAGAAC
Protein-coding regions in this window:
- the tsaD gene encoding tRNA (adenosine(37)-N6)-threonylcarbamoyltransferase complex transferase subunit TsaD, with translation MIILGIETSCDETALSLVEATGTLENPQFRLLSATLFSQTKLHEEHGGVVPMLAKREHQKNLIPLLKKLLEESGFSKSKQEKIDEKGIEKILEREQELAPLFLEYIPTIEKPKIDAIAVTYGPGLEPALWVGVSFAKALSYIWNIPIIPVNHMEGHIVSPLLTENTKIEFPALALLISGGHTELVLTEKWGEYKVIGKTRDDAVGEAFDKVARLLGLPYPGGPEISKLAEKQRQSGASSTLALPRPMLKSDDYDSSFSGLKTSVLYKLKEIGEPTAEIKAEIAKEFEDSVTEVLVSKTRKAIEEFGPQTLIIAGGVSANSHIRKSFEKLAEDFPQTKLLIPSKELSTDNAIMIAGAGYINFLLKEKTAGVNQPLEARGNLSL
- a CDS encoding undecaprenyl-diphosphate phosphatase; this translates as MTIIHAIILGIIEGITEFLPISSTGHMILAGNLLHIPQTEFLKTFEIFIQLGAILAVVVLFWKRLTTSIESWKRIIIGFIPTGIIGLALYKVVKTYLLGNSTVVLWSLLLGGIAILVFELWYKKQEGERIENIESISYKKSALIGLAQAVAIVPGVSRSAATIVGGLLLGIKRETIVEFSFLLAIPTMLAASGLDLLKSASSIQTSQIYLLAIGFVVSFVVALASIKFLLNFVKKHTFIPFAIYRIAVAILFWILIVR
- a CDS encoding NUDIX domain-containing protein, with product MPHIHEKFDFTSTVYIVYKGKVLLRKHEKYHIWIGVGGHVELDEEPNQAAIREAKEEVGLDIKLIHPHKEPPLKDYSDITNSRQLIPPAFMNLHKINAVHSHIDLVFAATSDSDNVVPEQKSDEWKWLSPDEVEKSQEISDRVKNYAKTAINLASRK